In one Streptomyces venezuelae genomic region, the following are encoded:
- a CDS encoding ferritin-like domain-containing protein — translation MSGTKDSPEPSKDDELKALQAALGAEHAAVYGYGVVGGRIGDKRRGEARTAYDAHRARRDELQRAVRDLGGEPQSADAAYSLPFPVPDAAAAVRLATELEDRVAGVYSDLVRASSGTRRGTAALALREAAVRAARWRGGSVAFPGLAERSTPSSAPATPQA, via the coding sequence GTGAGCGGTACGAAGGACTCGCCGGAGCCGTCGAAGGACGACGAGCTGAAGGCGCTGCAGGCGGCTCTCGGCGCCGAGCACGCGGCCGTGTACGGCTACGGGGTCGTCGGCGGCCGCATCGGCGACAAGCGCAGAGGGGAGGCGCGCACGGCGTACGACGCGCACCGCGCCCGGCGCGACGAGCTGCAGCGCGCGGTGCGCGACCTCGGCGGCGAGCCGCAGTCCGCGGACGCCGCGTACTCGCTGCCGTTCCCGGTGCCGGACGCCGCCGCCGCCGTCCGGCTCGCCACGGAGCTGGAGGACCGGGTCGCGGGCGTCTACTCCGATCTCGTACGCGCCTCGTCGGGCACCCGGCGCGGCACCGCGGCCCTCGCGCTGCGGGAGGCGGCGGTCCGTGCGGCACGGTGGCGGGGCGGGAGCGTAGCCTTCCCTGGGCTCGCCGAGCGGTCGACACCGTCGTCCGCACCGGCGACACCCCAGGCGTAA
- a CDS encoding aminoglycoside phosphotransferase family protein, which produces MALEPPQRLVTALGETAQDGDDWLDKLPVAAEKAVALRELTVERVHVPGGRSSLVLLVRRADDTPAVLKLVPPRSRPESERAALAHWNGLGAARLLDPECADGALLMERLHRDVSVRSLPEAKALLEAAGTLRRLWVEPPAGHRFETVAERTGRQAEAMRTSAAAEAEVAPLVDAALAARDELLAASPEPKLLHGTFRQSKVLAGDRLPWLAVGPDPVVGEPAFDLARLVRDRVEDLIASPSGASITRRRVKKLAESLEVEQERLRGWTLFRAVESGVRALRVGRPQDAELLLEFAGWL; this is translated from the coding sequence ATGGCTCTCGAACCGCCGCAGCGCCTCGTCACAGCACTCGGCGAGACGGCGCAGGACGGCGACGACTGGCTGGACAAGCTGCCCGTGGCAGCCGAAAAGGCCGTCGCTCTACGCGAGTTGACCGTCGAGCGGGTGCATGTGCCCGGCGGCCGCAGCAGCCTCGTGCTGCTGGTCCGGCGGGCCGACGACACGCCCGCGGTGCTGAAGCTCGTACCGCCCCGGTCGCGGCCGGAGAGCGAGCGGGCCGCGCTCGCCCACTGGAACGGGCTCGGCGCCGCACGGCTGCTCGACCCCGAGTGCGCCGACGGGGCGCTGCTCATGGAGCGGCTGCACCGTGACGTGTCCGTGCGGTCGCTGCCGGAGGCCAAGGCTCTCCTGGAGGCTGCGGGGACGCTGCGCAGGCTGTGGGTGGAGCCGCCCGCCGGGCACCGCTTCGAGACGGTCGCCGAGCGCACGGGCCGGCAGGCCGAGGCGATGCGGACCTCCGCCGCGGCCGAGGCGGAGGTCGCGCCGCTGGTCGACGCGGCGCTCGCGGCCCGGGACGAGCTCCTCGCGGCGAGCCCGGAGCCGAAGCTGCTGCACGGCACGTTCCGGCAGAGCAAGGTGCTCGCCGGGGACCGGCTGCCGTGGCTGGCCGTGGGGCCCGATCCGGTGGTCGGGGAGCCCGCCTTCGACCTGGCCCGGCTCGTCCGCGACCGGGTCGAGGACCTGATCGCCTCGCCGTCGGGCGCCTCGATCACGCGGCGGCGCGTGAAGAAGCTGGCGGAGTCCCTCGAGGTGGAGCAGGAGCGGCTGCGGGGCTGGACGCTGTTCCGTGCGGTGGAGTCGGGTGTGCGGGCGCTGCGGGTGGGCCGCCCGCAGGACGCGGAACTGCTCCTGGAGTTCGCAGGCTGGCTGTAG